In Thiospirochaeta perfilievii, a single window of DNA contains:
- a CDS encoding HU family DNA-binding protein — protein sequence MKLTKAEIVNNIYESVDVNKKDIHAIIDNFFDEVKNALVDSKVVELRGFGTFEVKTRKAREKARNPKTGEIIPVDSHGVTVFRPGKELKELTWNVKK from the coding sequence GTGAAACTTACTAAAGCTGAAATAGTTAATAATATTTATGAATCTGTTGATGTAAATAAAAAAGATATTCATGCGATTATTGACAACTTCTTTGATGAAGTAAAAAATGCTCTAGTTGACTCTAAGGTTGTGGAATTAAGAGGTTTTGGTACTTTTGAAGTTAAAACAAGAAAGGCCAGAGAGAAAGCTAGAAACCCAAAAACCGGTGAAATAATTCCAGTTGATAGTCATGGTGTTACTGTTTTTAGACCAGGAAAAGAATTAAAAGAGTTAACATGGAATGTTAAAAAATAA
- the rpsT gene encoding 30S ribosomal protein S20, whose product MPNNLNAAKRQRQNVSRRLRNRTVKSSCKTAIKAFEVALKDNNKEVAEEKFKLSVKMLDSAAGKGIFHKNTVARKKSRMSAALAGINA is encoded by the coding sequence TTGCCAAATAATTTAAATGCAGCAAAGAGACAGAGACAAAATGTTTCAAGAAGACTTAGAAACAGAACTGTTAAGAGTAGTTGTAAAACTGCTATTAAAGCATTTGAAGTTGCTTTAAAGGATAATAACAAGGAAGTAGCTGAAGAAAAATTCAAGCTTTCTGTTAAAATGCTTGATTCTGCAGCTGGTAAAGGTATTTTTCACAAAAATACAGTTGCAAGAAAAAAATCAAGAATGAGCGCAGCATTAGCTGGTATAAACGCTTAA